A window of the Lolium perenne isolate Kyuss_39 chromosome 7, Kyuss_2.0, whole genome shotgun sequence genome harbors these coding sequences:
- the LOC127298187 gene encoding uncharacterized protein: MKDVVFTYVKNGPLVEPAQEGDLPRQMLGLLNWYKGYIKHKNAKDYIYAEVRYEHHFKHYWVQIPLSELFQLFNLRDLDKSIISCYVLMKKREMRIRNIHDVGFIDPHIVNSHVLEHHPADVEDDLWRFIRKQQQKSDILFPYHFGFHWILMVIKVQTSSVLVHDSLNMDPALWGDMRKMMQNDITGSFTLPGASRRSLWPEISSSLVLERRAD, from the exons atgaaggacgtagtatttacatatgtgaagaatggccctctcgtcgagcctgcgcaggaaggggatctacctcgacaaatgctaggtctgctaaattggtacaagggttacataaaacataaaaacgccaaagactatatctatgcggaagttagatatgagcatcacttcaaacattactgggtacaaattcctctgagtgaattgttccagctgttcaatctgcgcgacctcgacaaatctatcatcagttgctacgttct aatgaagaagcgggaaatgcgaataaggaacatccatgatgttgggttcattgacccacacatcgttaattcacatgtgttagaacaccaccccgccgacgtggaggatgacctgtggcggtttattagaaaacagcaacagaaaagtgatattctatttccttaccattttgg gttccactggattcttatggtaattaaagttcagacctcctcagttctcgtccacgactctctgaatatggatccggcgctttggggcgacatgagaaaaatgatgcaaaa TGACATTACCGGCTCCTTCACCTTGCCAGGTGCAAGCAGAAGGTCCTTGTGGCCAGAGATCTCCTCGTCGCTGGTGCTGGAGCGCCGGGCGGACTGA